The following coding sequences are from one Microbacterium wangchenii window:
- a CDS encoding glycosyltransferase family 4 protein, protein MRIVVYPHELGMGGSQLNAVELAGAVRDLGHDVLVFGRRGALVERVEELGLEFVEAPPPGKRPSPSTARALRALVQERAVDLVHGYEWPPTLDAVLAFPGGRHTAIVSTVMSMSVPPFIPRSIDLVVGTEQIADAERRSGRARVSVIEPPVDLAHNHPTSGDASAFRAAHQLDLSALTVVSVARFARELKLEGTLTAIEVIGRLARSTPVQLVLVGDGPARDDVARAAAAANAVAGRRAVVLTGQLDDPRPAYAAADIALGMGGSALRALAFGAPLIVQGEQGFWRTCEPSSLDRFLWTGWYGVGEGMHIGAAAFDAALSPLLTDAARRAELGAFGLTVVRERFSLTRAAEVQAGIYADAASSPASYARASEAAAYARYARYYGAKRVRRALGRESMDDFNAKPVAGRGTR, encoded by the coding sequence ATGAGGATCGTCGTCTACCCCCACGAGCTGGGGATGGGTGGCAGCCAGCTGAACGCCGTCGAACTCGCCGGCGCGGTACGCGATCTCGGTCACGACGTTCTGGTCTTCGGCCGGCGAGGGGCGCTCGTGGAGCGCGTGGAGGAACTGGGTCTCGAGTTCGTCGAGGCGCCGCCGCCCGGCAAGCGTCCCTCTCCGTCCACGGCACGCGCCCTGCGGGCGCTCGTCCAGGAGCGCGCCGTCGACCTGGTGCACGGGTACGAGTGGCCGCCGACCCTCGACGCGGTGCTCGCGTTCCCGGGTGGCCGCCATACCGCCATCGTGTCGACCGTCATGTCGATGTCGGTGCCGCCCTTCATCCCGCGGTCGATCGACCTGGTCGTCGGCACCGAGCAGATCGCCGACGCCGAGCGCCGGAGCGGTCGCGCTCGAGTGTCCGTCATCGAGCCTCCTGTCGACCTCGCCCACAATCACCCGACCTCCGGCGACGCTTCCGCGTTCCGGGCGGCGCACCAGCTCGACCTGAGCGCGCTCACGGTGGTCTCGGTCGCGCGGTTCGCGCGGGAGCTGAAGCTCGAAGGCACCCTCACCGCCATCGAGGTGATCGGCCGGCTGGCGCGCAGCACGCCTGTGCAGCTCGTACTCGTCGGTGACGGTCCGGCCCGCGACGACGTCGCACGCGCCGCCGCGGCGGCGAACGCCGTCGCGGGCCGGCGTGCCGTCGTCCTCACGGGGCAGCTCGACGACCCGCGCCCGGCCTACGCCGCCGCCGACATCGCCCTCGGCATGGGCGGGTCGGCGTTGCGTGCCCTCGCGTTCGGGGCGCCGCTCATCGTGCAGGGCGAGCAGGGGTTCTGGCGCACGTGCGAACCCTCGTCGCTCGACCGGTTCCTCTGGACCGGATGGTACGGGGTGGGGGAGGGGATGCACATCGGCGCCGCTGCCTTCGACGCCGCACTGTCTCCGCTCCTCACCGATGCGGCGCGTCGAGCAGAACTGGGCGCGTTCGGGCTCACCGTGGTCCGCGAGCGGTTCTCCCTGACGCGAGCGGCCGAGGTGCAGGCAGGCATCTATGCCGATGCCGCCTCGTCACCGGCGTCGTACGCGCGTGCGTCCGAGGCCGCGGCCTATGCCCGCTACGCCCGCTATTACGGCGCGAAGCGGGTGCGCCGTGCGCTGGGCCGCGAGTCGATGGACGATTTCAACGCCAAACCTGTCGCCGGGCGGGGAACCCGATGA
- a CDS encoding NAD-dependent epimerase/dehydratase family protein, whose product MVNIHNADVLVTGGAGTIGSTLVDQLVAAGAGRVQVLDNLVRGRRANLDEALATGHVELIDGDIRDAGLVDELVAGKDIVFHQAAIRITQCAEEPRLALEVLVDGTFNVVESAARHRVGKLVAASSASVYGMAEEFPTGERHHHHNNDTLYGAAKSFNEGLIRSFRAMQGLDYVVLRYFNVYGPRMDVHGLYTEVLVRWMERIADGQPPLIFGDGQQTMDFVCVPDIARANLLAAESDIVEGVYNIASGTETSLLGLAEALLRAMDSDLDVEHGPERAVNGVVRRLADTEAARRDLGFESRIELEEGLRMLVDWWRPLRDEIGLGRTVVAA is encoded by the coding sequence ATGGTGAACATCCACAATGCCGACGTGCTGGTCACGGGCGGCGCAGGGACGATCGGGTCGACGCTCGTCGACCAGCTGGTCGCGGCCGGGGCGGGACGCGTCCAGGTGCTCGACAACCTCGTGCGCGGTCGCCGTGCCAACCTCGACGAGGCGCTGGCAACCGGCCACGTCGAACTCATCGACGGCGACATCCGCGACGCGGGCCTCGTCGACGAGCTCGTCGCGGGCAAGGACATCGTGTTCCATCAGGCCGCCATCCGCATCACGCAGTGCGCGGAGGAGCCGCGCCTCGCGCTCGAGGTGCTCGTGGACGGTACTTTCAACGTGGTGGAATCGGCCGCTCGTCACCGCGTCGGCAAGCTGGTGGCCGCATCCAGCGCGTCCGTCTACGGCATGGCGGAGGAGTTCCCGACGGGTGAGCGCCACCACCACCACAACAACGACACGCTCTACGGTGCAGCCAAGTCGTTCAACGAGGGACTGATCCGCAGCTTCCGCGCCATGCAGGGGCTCGACTACGTCGTCCTGCGCTACTTCAACGTGTACGGACCCCGCATGGATGTGCACGGCCTGTACACCGAGGTGCTCGTGCGGTGGATGGAGCGGATCGCCGACGGCCAGCCGCCGCTCATCTTCGGCGACGGCCAGCAGACGATGGACTTCGTCTGCGTGCCCGACATCGCGCGGGCGAACCTCCTCGCTGCCGAGAGCGACATCGTCGAGGGTGTTTACAACATCGCCAGCGGTACCGAGACGAGCCTGCTCGGTCTCGCCGAGGCGCTCCTGCGGGCGATGGACTCCGACCTCGATGTCGAGCATGGTCCGGAGCGCGCTGTGAACGGCGTGGTCCGCCGCCTCGCCGACACCGAGGCCGCCCGCCGCGATCTGGGCTTCGAGTCGCGGATCGAGCTGGAAGAGGGCCTTCGGATGCTGGTCGACTGGTGGCGTCCGCTGCGCGACGAGATCGGCCTCGGCCGGACGGTGGTGGCGGCATGA
- a CDS encoding DegT/DnrJ/EryC1/StrS family aminotransferase: MSVLQQSRINVMTPWLGADEVAAVTAVIESGWVAQGPKVAEFESAFAQAMQTTEAVAVSNCTTALHLALIVAGIGPGDDVVVPSFSFIATSNAPTYVGARPVFADVDAQTGNVTAETVSAALTPETRAVIVVDQGGIPVDLDAVRAVCDPFGIVVIEDAACGAGSTYKGRPVGAGAELAAWSFHPRKILTTGEGGMLTTSNPKWAARARALREHAMSISAADRHASLVSPPEEYAEIGYNFRMTDLQAAVGIVQLSKLPEVVGRRRVNAARYRREIEDIRGLRLVDDPEWGTSNFQSLWVEVDASYPLDREQLLVALADAGISARRGIMAAHRHAPYRHLASEGTLPVTERLTDRTLILPLFHTLTTADQDRVIAVLRNPGE, from the coding sequence ATGAGCGTCCTTCAGCAGTCGCGCATCAACGTGATGACCCCGTGGCTGGGCGCGGACGAAGTCGCCGCGGTGACCGCGGTGATCGAGTCCGGATGGGTCGCACAGGGCCCCAAGGTCGCCGAGTTCGAGTCGGCTTTCGCGCAGGCCATGCAGACCACGGAGGCCGTGGCAGTGTCGAACTGCACCACGGCCCTGCACCTCGCCCTCATCGTGGCCGGCATCGGACCGGGAGACGACGTGGTCGTCCCCTCCTTCTCCTTCATCGCCACATCGAACGCACCCACCTATGTGGGTGCGCGTCCCGTGTTCGCCGACGTCGATGCGCAGACGGGCAACGTCACGGCCGAAACGGTGAGCGCGGCGCTGACGCCCGAGACGCGGGCCGTCATCGTGGTCGACCAGGGCGGAATCCCCGTCGACCTCGACGCGGTGCGCGCAGTGTGCGATCCCTTCGGCATCGTGGTGATCGAGGATGCGGCGTGCGGAGCCGGCTCCACCTACAAGGGGCGCCCGGTGGGGGCCGGCGCGGAACTGGCCGCGTGGTCCTTCCACCCGCGCAAGATCCTCACCACCGGCGAGGGCGGCATGCTCACCACGAGCAATCCGAAGTGGGCGGCACGGGCCCGTGCGCTCCGCGAGCACGCGATGAGCATCTCCGCCGCCGATCGGCACGCCAGCCTGGTGTCGCCGCCGGAGGAGTATGCCGAGATCGGGTACAACTTCCGCATGACCGACCTGCAGGCCGCCGTCGGCATCGTGCAGCTGTCGAAGCTGCCGGAGGTCGTCGGACGCCGCCGGGTCAACGCCGCGCGCTACCGGCGCGAGATCGAAGACATCCGTGGCCTGCGTCTCGTGGACGACCCGGAATGGGGAACCAGCAACTTCCAGTCCCTGTGGGTCGAGGTGGACGCGTCCTATCCGCTCGATCGCGAGCAGCTTCTCGTCGCGCTCGCCGACGCCGGCATCTCGGCGCGGCGAGGCATCATGGCCGCGCACCGGCATGCGCCGTACCGGCACCTTGCGTCGGAGGGGACGCTCCCCGTCACCGAGCGGCTCACCGACCGGACGCTCATCCTTCCGCTGTTCCACACGCTCACCACCGCCGATCAGGACCGCGTGATCGCGGTGCTGCGCAATCCCGGAGAGTGA
- a CDS encoding DegT/DnrJ/EryC1/StrS family aminotransferase: protein MTENVPFLDLSAQQAEIIDEVLPKWREQFRSAAFMGGPEIAGFEQEYAAYLGVNCVVGVSNGTDALELAYRAVGVGPGDEVIMPANTFIATAEAASRIGAVPVFVDVEDEHLLIDPDAVAAAITERTRAIVPVHLFGQTAPVELLAPIAERDGIPIIEDAAQSQGAASAAGRAGSLGRVAATSFYPGKNLGAAGDGGAVMTDDPEVARTVRDMAAHGSATKYVHHRVGFNARLDAVQATVLRAKLRRLDAWNSSRQEAAAWYGQILSGIEGVRLPSVRPGNSDVWHLYVIRVEERDRVLAELTADGIGAGIHYPTPVHLTEAYAHLGYQRGQFPVAEAAADRILSLPMFPHLLEEQQERVAAALSTAMSRALVPVA from the coding sequence ATGACCGAGAACGTGCCGTTCCTGGATCTGTCCGCGCAGCAGGCGGAGATCATCGACGAGGTGCTGCCGAAGTGGCGCGAACAGTTCCGCTCCGCCGCTTTCATGGGCGGCCCCGAAATCGCCGGCTTCGAGCAGGAGTACGCTGCGTATCTCGGCGTGAACTGCGTGGTCGGGGTCTCCAACGGCACCGACGCCCTCGAACTGGCGTACCGCGCCGTCGGCGTCGGCCCCGGCGATGAGGTGATCATGCCGGCCAACACGTTCATCGCCACCGCTGAGGCCGCCTCACGTATCGGCGCCGTCCCGGTGTTCGTCGACGTCGAGGACGAGCACCTCCTCATCGACCCCGATGCCGTCGCGGCGGCCATCACCGAGCGCACACGCGCGATCGTGCCGGTGCACCTGTTCGGTCAGACCGCCCCGGTCGAGCTGCTCGCTCCGATCGCCGAGCGCGACGGCATCCCGATCATCGAAGACGCCGCGCAGTCGCAGGGTGCCGCTTCGGCCGCGGGCCGTGCCGGTTCGCTCGGCCGGGTCGCGGCAACGAGTTTCTATCCGGGCAAGAACCTGGGCGCGGCCGGCGACGGCGGTGCCGTCATGACGGACGATCCCGAAGTCGCGCGGACCGTCCGGGACATGGCGGCCCACGGCAGCGCCACGAAGTACGTGCACCACCGGGTGGGGTTCAACGCTCGTCTCGACGCGGTGCAGGCCACCGTGCTGCGGGCGAAGCTCCGCCGCCTGGATGCGTGGAACTCCTCGCGCCAGGAGGCAGCGGCCTGGTACGGGCAGATCCTCAGCGGGATCGAGGGCGTCCGGCTCCCGTCGGTGCGACCGGGGAACTCCGACGTGTGGCACCTCTACGTCATCCGGGTGGAGGAGCGCGACCGCGTGCTCGCCGAGCTGACCGCCGACGGGATCGGCGCCGGCATCCACTATCCGACGCCCGTGCACCTCACCGAGGCGTACGCCCACCTGGGGTACCAGCGCGGACAGTTCCCCGTGGCCGAGGCCGCGGCGGACCGCATCCTTTCGCTGCCGATGTTCCCGCACCTGCTCGAGGAGCAGCAGGAGCGGGTCGCCGCGGCGTTGTCCACAGCGATGAGTCGCGCCCTCGTTCCGGTGGCCTGA
- a CDS encoding NeuD/PglB/VioB family sugar acetyltransferase — protein sequence MGEGVLLVGASGLAREVLAAGMTGVAGILDDDVSLHGTEIAGVPVVGPVADAAAGNEQLLVCIGPSGTRREVVRRLGRSGVAAERYATYVARSARMGTTSDVGSGSILLDGVVVTADARLGRHVVVMPNCVITHDAVLEDFATLTSGVALAGGVRVGEAAYIGMNAAVRQGLSIGAAATVGMGAAVLSDVPAGEIWAGVPARRLGVTK from the coding sequence GTGGGGGAGGGAGTGCTGCTCGTGGGGGCGAGCGGCCTCGCACGCGAGGTACTGGCGGCGGGGATGACCGGCGTCGCCGGCATCCTGGATGACGATGTGTCGCTGCACGGCACCGAGATCGCCGGCGTGCCCGTGGTCGGCCCTGTCGCGGACGCCGCGGCCGGGAACGAGCAGCTCCTCGTGTGCATCGGACCCAGCGGCACCCGCCGTGAGGTGGTGCGCCGGCTCGGCCGGTCGGGTGTCGCGGCCGAGCGCTACGCGACGTATGTCGCGCGGTCGGCGCGGATGGGGACCACGAGCGATGTCGGGTCGGGCAGCATCCTGCTCGACGGTGTCGTGGTGACGGCGGACGCGCGGCTGGGCCGCCATGTGGTGGTCATGCCGAACTGCGTCATCACCCACGATGCCGTCCTGGAAGACTTCGCCACACTGACCTCCGGGGTCGCGCTGGCGGGCGGTGTGCGGGTGGGGGAAGCCGCGTACATCGGAATGAATGCGGCGGTGCGGCAGGGGTTGTCGATCGGTGCCGCCGCGACGGTGGGGATGGGAGCAGCAGTGCTCTCCGATGTCCCCGCCGGTGAAATCTGGGCCGGTGTCCCGGCCCGACGACTGGGGGTAACGAAATGA
- a CDS encoding glycosyltransferase family protein yields the protein MMRRTPLVWSAGVAWNETAGTDRRIVEEIARLRAVWWIDPPQPLGRPAAPADGVETEVPGVLRLGVTAPPALTRWPMRLATDALRGRALARAVRRSGASAVVVANPLARFPGAGGVARVLYVTDDWVAGAPLMQLPRGAITRGLRRNRREADIVAVVSPALALAAADVVLPNGTAAMDATVQGTRQPIAGIVGQLNERLDLDLLEALPGAGIRVRVVGPRADRDPSFGERLDGFLAHPLVDWRGRVPAAAVAGHLAEISVGLTPYADTDFNRASSPLKTFEYLAAGVPVVSSDLPASRWLDTPHVAVTRTPDEFLGAVRGFVGRGADEAGDAARRAFVASHTWQRRAEDFLDLVDRAEARATVRVGGAR from the coding sequence ATGATGCGACGCACCCCGCTCGTCTGGTCGGCGGGCGTCGCGTGGAACGAGACGGCCGGAACCGACCGACGCATCGTCGAGGAGATCGCGCGCCTGCGTGCCGTGTGGTGGATCGACCCGCCGCAGCCGCTCGGGCGGCCCGCCGCGCCCGCGGACGGCGTCGAGACCGAGGTGCCCGGCGTCCTCCGACTGGGAGTCACGGCGCCTCCGGCGCTCACGCGGTGGCCGATGAGGCTCGCCACCGACGCGCTGCGGGGCAGGGCGCTGGCTCGCGCCGTGCGCCGCAGCGGTGCGTCGGCCGTCGTGGTGGCCAACCCGCTGGCCCGCTTCCCCGGCGCCGGCGGCGTCGCGCGCGTGCTCTACGTGACCGACGACTGGGTCGCCGGTGCTCCGCTGATGCAGCTGCCCCGCGGCGCCATCACGCGCGGCTTGCGCCGCAATCGCCGGGAGGCCGACATCGTCGCCGTCGTCAGCCCCGCGCTCGCGCTCGCCGCCGCAGACGTGGTGCTGCCGAACGGCACGGCGGCGATGGATGCGACGGTGCAGGGTACGCGGCAGCCGATCGCCGGGATCGTGGGTCAGCTCAACGAACGTCTCGACCTCGACCTGCTGGAAGCGCTGCCGGGGGCCGGGATCCGCGTGCGCGTGGTCGGGCCGCGGGCCGACCGCGACCCCTCCTTCGGTGAGCGACTCGACGGGTTCCTGGCACATCCGCTCGTCGACTGGCGCGGCCGGGTTCCGGCGGCGGCGGTGGCGGGCCACCTCGCCGAGATCTCGGTGGGACTCACGCCGTACGCCGACACCGACTTCAACCGCGCGAGCTCGCCGCTGAAGACGTTCGAGTATCTCGCCGCCGGAGTGCCCGTGGTCTCCAGCGACCTGCCCGCCTCCCGCTGGCTCGACACCCCTCATGTCGCGGTGACCCGGACGCCCGACGAGTTCCTCGGCGCGGTTCGGGGATTCGTCGGGCGTGGGGCGGACGAGGCCGGCGACGCGGCCAGGCGCGCGTTCGTCGCATCGCACACGTGGCAGCGCCGGGCCGAGGATTTCCTCGATCTCGTGGATCGCGCGGAGGCACGCGCTACTGTTCGGGTAGGGGGTGCACGATGA
- a CDS encoding Gfo/Idh/MocA family protein, which translates to MTDRKNIAVIGAGYWGPNLARNFRNSNDWNLAAICDLDIDRARRVAESVGGAPITTSLADVLSDPLIDAIAIATPAGTHHRIVMAALDAGKHVIVEKPLADSRAAGREMVSRAAERGLVLMADHTYCYTPAVLKIRELISEGFLGDILFVDSVRINLGLIQPDVDVFWDLAPHDLSIMDFVLPGGLDVTSVSAHGADPLQTGKACVGYLAMPLAGGAMAHVHVNWLSPTKIRQMVIGGTKRTLVWDDLNPQQRVSVYDRGVDIAEVSKATTTDARSAHISYRLGDTWAPALAEGEALAGVATEFAAAIREGRPARTDGEAGLRVLSVLEAANESLNGFGAPQQTTTRVAA; encoded by the coding sequence CGCGGAACTTCCGCAACAGCAACGACTGGAACCTGGCCGCGATCTGCGACCTCGACATCGACCGCGCTCGCCGGGTGGCGGAAAGCGTCGGCGGCGCGCCGATCACGACGAGCCTCGCCGACGTGCTGAGCGACCCGCTCATCGATGCGATCGCAATCGCGACGCCGGCCGGCACGCATCACCGCATCGTGATGGCCGCGCTGGATGCAGGCAAGCACGTCATCGTCGAGAAGCCGCTGGCCGACAGCCGTGCGGCGGGCAGGGAAATGGTGAGCCGCGCCGCCGAGCGGGGTCTGGTGCTGATGGCCGACCACACCTACTGCTACACGCCGGCGGTGCTGAAGATCCGCGAGCTCATCTCCGAGGGGTTCCTCGGAGACATCCTGTTCGTCGACAGCGTCCGCATCAACCTCGGTCTCATCCAGCCCGACGTCGACGTGTTCTGGGATCTGGCGCCGCACGACCTCTCCATCATGGACTTCGTCCTGCCCGGCGGACTCGATGTCACGAGCGTTTCCGCGCACGGCGCCGACCCGCTTCAGACCGGCAAGGCATGCGTGGGCTACCTCGCCATGCCGCTGGCCGGCGGCGCCATGGCGCACGTGCACGTCAACTGGCTCAGCCCCACGAAGATCCGGCAGATGGTCATCGGCGGCACCAAGCGCACGCTGGTGTGGGACGACCTCAACCCGCAGCAGCGGGTGAGCGTCTATGACCGGGGCGTCGATATCGCCGAGGTGTCCAAGGCCACCACCACCGATGCGCGCTCCGCGCACATCTCGTACCGCCTCGGTGACACCTGGGCTCCGGCCCTGGCCGAGGGCGAAGCGCTCGCCGGCGTCGCGACCGAGTTCGCCGCCGCCATCCGCGAAGGCCGACCGGCGCGCACGGACGGGGAAGCCGGCCTCCGGGTGCTGTCGGTACTCGAGGCGGCGAACGAGAGCCTGAACGGCTTCGGCGCACCACAGCAGACCACCACGCGCGTTGCCGCGTAG
- a CDS encoding oligosaccharide flippase family protein: protein MSTATRRPSIVTPPGARRALVWSFANTAFGKFGTLLISILIARVLGPEEFGTYAVALVALMAVLSVNELGVSLAIVRWEEDPRAIAPTVTTISVAASLLFFGVAYAATPAFTAAMGDPQATDVVRLMLVCVPLNGLVATAAALLQREYQQGRRTAADQVNIWLGAGISVALALTGFGAMSLAIGRVVATVVFSIMLLVFSPLPLRFGWDRTSAGALLRFGLPLAGASIVVFAVGYSDQLVVGSVLGAQALGFYLLAFNLASWPVSMLSQPVRAVAPAAFARIQNDPERMDAGFRAAFRLLLVVALPVCTFVAGAAVPIVTFVYGEVWAPAALALQWLALHAVLRIAFELAYDFLAVRRRSSTLMVIQIIWVLALIPALVVGANLGGMQGVAIAQLAVAAVVLVGCYAWALSRAGVHVGALVRTSIVPVLGGVAAGVGALLAAYLIELDLLAALAAGTFALAVIAGTLALSRGSMRVLRPDVVVAEEAS, encoded by the coding sequence GTGAGCACCGCGACGCGGCGGCCTTCGATCGTCACACCGCCGGGTGCGCGGCGCGCCCTCGTGTGGAGCTTCGCGAACACGGCCTTCGGAAAGTTCGGCACCCTCCTGATCTCGATCCTGATCGCGCGCGTGCTCGGGCCGGAGGAGTTCGGGACGTACGCCGTCGCGCTCGTCGCGCTCATGGCGGTCCTGAGCGTCAACGAGCTCGGCGTCAGCCTGGCCATCGTGCGCTGGGAAGAGGATCCTCGGGCGATCGCCCCCACGGTCACGACCATCTCGGTCGCCGCGAGCCTCCTCTTCTTCGGGGTCGCCTACGCCGCGACGCCGGCTTTCACGGCCGCCATGGGCGACCCGCAGGCCACCGACGTCGTACGGCTCATGCTCGTGTGCGTGCCCCTGAACGGACTGGTCGCCACGGCAGCGGCGCTGCTCCAGCGCGAGTACCAGCAGGGGCGCCGCACCGCCGCCGACCAGGTGAACATCTGGCTCGGCGCGGGAATCTCGGTCGCGCTCGCGCTGACCGGGTTCGGGGCGATGAGCCTCGCCATCGGGCGCGTCGTGGCCACGGTGGTGTTCTCCATCATGCTGCTGGTGTTCTCACCGCTCCCGCTGCGCTTCGGCTGGGATCGCACCTCCGCCGGCGCACTGCTCCGATTCGGTCTGCCGCTGGCCGGCGCGAGCATCGTCGTCTTCGCGGTGGGCTACTCCGATCAGCTGGTCGTGGGGTCGGTTCTCGGGGCTCAGGCGCTCGGGTTCTATCTCCTCGCGTTCAACCTGGCGTCGTGGCCGGTGAGCATGCTGTCGCAGCCGGTGCGCGCCGTCGCGCCGGCCGCGTTCGCGCGCATCCAGAACGATCCGGAGCGGATGGACGCGGGTTTCCGTGCCGCCTTCCGGCTCCTGCTCGTGGTCGCCCTCCCGGTGTGCACGTTCGTGGCGGGCGCCGCGGTGCCGATCGTGACCTTCGTCTACGGGGAGGTGTGGGCGCCGGCGGCCCTCGCGCTGCAGTGGCTCGCCCTGCACGCGGTGCTGCGGATCGCGTTCGAGCTCGCGTACGACTTCCTCGCGGTGCGGCGCCGCTCGAGCACCCTGATGGTCATCCAGATCATCTGGGTGCTCGCGCTCATTCCGGCGCTCGTGGTCGGTGCCAACCTGGGTGGGATGCAGGGAGTCGCCATTGCGCAGCTCGCCGTCGCCGCCGTCGTGCTCGTCGGCTGCTACGCCTGGGCGCTGTCGCGCGCGGGCGTCCACGTCGGGGCACTGGTCCGCACGTCGATCGTTCCGGTCCTCGGCGGTGTCGCGGCCGGTGTCGGGGCGCTTCTGGCCGCATACCTGATCGAGCTCGACCTCCTGGCCGCACTGGCTGCAGGGACGTTCGCGCTCGCGGTGATCGCGGGAACCCTCGCGTTGTCCCGTGGGAGCATGCGCGTCCTCCGACCCGACGTGGTCGTGGCGGAGGAGGCGTCATGA
- a CDS encoding O-antigen ligase family protein, with amino-acid sequence MTLERSIAPPVEAWRHRGFTAPRGVTATTMITVYLVLLFAVPSNVTLGPLGSVGRPALLWGILLLVWWVLSRLQQRTVDARPVWQPIRFAYAALVVVALVAFAAAMLRGQPADQVSPAITALLRLMSWGGVLLVAMDGVRTYYEATRLVRWLVVVAALASVLGLAQSFTGSSLLEWVHSFPGVSVDLGGVDSRGDFTRASGTATHPLEFTASIVGVLPLAIATAIAGGYRAATRRQALLWWTPAALIALVSMLAVSRSALIGLVVAVVASVPGLPKAYRWVIGVAGLCGSLIVIAAVPGLFGTVLSLFTNAAGDPSALSRTNALARVPEFIGASPLIGQGFGTFLPRYYIFDNQWVLIAIELGILGLVCFTALIVAAMWSAIRASRRSPYGETRTLARSIAASVATLAALFLFFDGLSFPISAGLFFLVMGLTAAIRTIGEADKALFDADTRLQGLLEKEPRGGAPAASGGAGRTTGQGRKVQDER; translated from the coding sequence ATGACCCTCGAACGCTCCATCGCACCGCCGGTCGAGGCGTGGCGCCATCGCGGGTTCACCGCGCCCCGGGGCGTCACGGCGACCACCATGATCACGGTGTACCTCGTGCTGCTGTTCGCCGTCCCCTCCAACGTGACACTCGGACCGCTCGGTTCGGTCGGCCGCCCCGCGCTGCTCTGGGGCATCCTGCTGCTGGTGTGGTGGGTCCTGTCGCGGCTGCAGCAGCGCACCGTCGATGCTCGCCCGGTCTGGCAGCCCATCCGGTTCGCGTACGCCGCCCTCGTGGTGGTCGCACTCGTGGCGTTCGCCGCCGCGATGCTGCGCGGTCAGCCCGCCGATCAGGTCTCCCCGGCGATCACCGCCCTGCTTCGCCTCATGTCGTGGGGCGGTGTGCTGCTCGTGGCGATGGACGGGGTGCGCACGTACTACGAAGCGACACGGCTGGTGCGGTGGCTCGTGGTCGTCGCGGCCCTGGCATCGGTCCTGGGTCTGGCGCAGTCGTTCACCGGTTCGAGCCTGCTCGAGTGGGTGCACAGCTTCCCCGGTGTCTCCGTCGACCTCGGCGGGGTCGACAGCCGCGGCGACTTCACGCGCGCCTCGGGGACCGCGACGCATCCGCTCGAGTTCACCGCATCCATCGTGGGCGTCCTCCCGCTGGCGATCGCCACCGCCATCGCGGGCGGATATCGCGCGGCCACGCGCCGGCAGGCGCTGCTGTGGTGGACGCCGGCGGCTCTCATCGCGCTCGTGTCGATGCTCGCCGTCTCACGGTCGGCCCTCATCGGGCTCGTCGTTGCCGTCGTCGCCTCGGTGCCCGGGCTGCCCAAGGCATACCGCTGGGTCATAGGGGTCGCCGGGCTGTGCGGTTCGCTGATCGTCATCGCGGCCGTGCCCGGTCTGTTCGGGACGGTGCTGTCGCTGTTCACGAACGCAGCGGGCGACCCGAGTGCGCTTTCCCGCACGAACGCCCTGGCACGGGTGCCGGAGTTCATCGGCGCGTCACCGCTCATCGGCCAGGGCTTCGGGACCTTCCTTCCCCGCTATTACATCTTCGACAACCAGTGGGTGCTCATCGCCATCGAGTTGGGCATCCTCGGGCTGGTGTGCTTCACCGCGCTGATCGTGGCGGCGATGTGGAGCGCGATCCGCGCCAGCCGGCGCTCGCCCTACGGCGAGACCCGCACGCTCGCGCGGTCCATCGCCGCATCCGTGGCCACCCTGGCGGCGCTGTTCCTCTTCTTCGACGGCCTGAGCTTCCCGATCTCGGCAGGGCTGTTCTTCCTGGTGATGGGGCTCACCGCGGCGATCCGGACGATCGGCGAGGCCGACAAGGCCCTCTTCGACGCCGATACGCGTCTGCAGGGGCTGCTCGAGAAGGAGCCCCGAGGTGGGGCACCGGCGGCGAGCGGCGGCGCCGGCAGGACCACCGGCCAGGGCAGGAAGGTTCAGGATGAGCGTTGA